The genomic region AGGTTATTTGAAGCGGATGTGGTTGTTGCTAAAGGTAGCGTTGTTACGAACCAAGGGCACATGTATAAGGTGTTTACACCGTTTAAGCGAGCTTGGTTAAAGCACGTTGCGGAACGTGGCTTTGAATTTATCGTTGAATCTGCGGATGGCATCCGTGCTGTTGATAGTAACACCTTGGCGAAGATACCTCATAACTACCCATCTGCCGATTCTCGTGCATGGCCATTAGCAGACTACGTACAGCAGCGTGTTATTGCCACATTTATTCAAGATAAAATCGATGATTATGACGACCTTCGCGATTTTCCTTCAGTAAAAGCAACATCTGGCTTATCGCCATATCTAGCGATTGGCGCTATCAGTCCTCGTTATTTATTGCACCTGCTACTAAATCAAAACCCGGATCTGCTCACAACACAACGTGGTGGTATGTTTACGTGGTTAACAGAGTTGATTTGGCGAGAGTTTTATCGTCATCTACTACATCACTTTCCAAGGCTTTGCATGGGCGTTAATTTTCAAGAAAAATATGAACATTTGGTTTGGGAGAATAACGCCGATAACTTGCAAGCATGGCAACAAGGGCGTACCGGTTACCCTTTGGTTGATGCCGCCATGCGCCAACTTAATAACACCGGTTGGATGCACAACCGTTTGCGCATGGTCGTTGCAAGTTTTCTGACCAAACATTTGCTTATCGATTGGCGATATGGCGAGCAATATTTTGCTAAGCATCTTATTGACTGGGACCTAGCCGCAAATAACGGCGGTTGGCAATGGGCTGCCAGTACAGGGTGTGATGCACAACCGTACTTTCGTATTTTTAATCCTATTAGTCAAAGTGAAAAGTTTGATCCGGACGGCAAATTTATCCGTAAGTACTTACCAGAATTAGATAAAGTGCCTGACAAACATATTCATTTTCCGCATGAATATATTGAGCAGCACAACCTTGAGTGTTACTGGCCGGCGATTGTCGATCATAAGCAAGCAAGATTGAGAGCGCTAGCGTTCTATAAACACACAGGGTGAGTACTGATATTAGCTTACGGTGAGTAAAGTTGTTTTTTGTCATCGTTGCTAACTTGTAAGTCACTGTTTTTATGTTAAATTGAGTAATGTTATGGAAAATATAATGCACCTACAAGATGCTCAGCCGGCAACCACTAATGTGTTGTGGTTACAGCACTTTATTGACGTTTATCAGCGGTTAGGAACCGACAATTTACACTTATTACGAGAGATATATCATCCACAAGTTAAGTTCGCAGATCCAATGCATGAGTTGTCAGGCTTTAGCGAATTACAGCGCTATTTTGAAGGGCTGTATACCAATTTGTCATCATGCGATTTTAAGGTGACGCATACCATTGTGGAAGGCAATCAAGCGGCGATATATTGGCTGATGACGTATACCCATAACAAGCTTAATGGTGGCAAGCCGGTGAGTGTTGAAGGGCACAGTCATTTACGAGAGCGTGATGGCAAGGTTGCCTATCATCGTGATTATGTCGATTTAGGGGCAATGATTTACGAGCAAATTCCAATGGTCGGCAAACTCATTCATTTAATTAAACGCAGAGCGGGCTAATGAAAGTCTTAATCACAGGTGCCACATCCGGCATCGGGAAAGCGCTAGCGGAGCGATACCAACAAGGCAGTCATCACGTTATTGCTTGCGGTCGAAACCAGCAAGCGCTTGATGAAGCGCAGCAAAAAGGTATGCAACCGCTACGCTTTGATATCACTGATAAGCAAGGCACTGCTCAGGCGTTAGCAAAGATAGATAACGTCGATGTCGTGGTTATTAATGCAGGCGATTGCGAGTACATAGACGATGCCATGCAATTTGATGCAGAGCTGTTTAAACGCATTATCGATATTAATATTGGCGCGGTGGGATTATTACTGGAACAGTTATTACCGAAAATTAAAGCAGGTGGACAACTTGTTTTTGTCTCGTCCAGTGTAACGAAACTACCATTGCCAAGAGCCGAAGCTTACGGCGCCTCAAAAGCAGCGATGGACTATCTTGCCAACAGTTTACGTATTGATCTGGTTAAACACAACATCGATGTGACGCTGGTTCACCCTGGGTTTATCAAGACACCACTTACGGACAAAAACACTTTTTCGATGCCGTTTTTATTGTCAGCCGAAGACGCCGCTGAGCGTATGTATCAGGGCATCGCTAAACGCAAAAATTACCTTCAATTTCCGAAAAGATTGACCTACTTATTGTCGTTATTGGCGCTATTGCCCACACGACTATGGACAAAAATTGCTTGCAGGAGCTAAAGCATCATGAAAAAAATCGCTATTATTGGGTCAGGTATTTCAGGCTTGACCTCAGCTTGGTTGCTATCGCAAAAACACCAAGTCAGCGTATTTGAACAAAATAATTATATTGGCGGTCATACCGCAACGGTAGATGTCAATGTCGATGGCAAAGATTATGCGATCGATACAGGTTTTATTGTTTATAACGATAAAACTTACGATAACTTTCTCAAACTGCTAGCCAATATAGGCATGTCGCGTCAAGAAACAGAAATGAGCTTTTCGGTTCATAATTTGGCGACAGGCTTAGAGTATAACGGCCATAATTTAGACACCTTGTTTGCTCAGCGACGGAACTTGTTACGTCCAAAATTTTGGCATTTAATTCGCGAAATATTGCGTTTTAACAAAGCCTGCAAAATGGCCTATGAATCCAATGATCACGATTTGTCATTAACTTTGGGCGAGTTTTTAACAAACAATAAGTTTAGCGAGTTTTTCGCAGAGCATTACATTTTGCCAATGGGGGCTGCGATATGGTCAAGTTCACTGGCCGAAATGCAAGCTTTTCAATTTCATTTCTTTGTCCGCTTTTTTCACAATCATGGACTGCTCAATATTGCCGATAGACCTCAGTGGTATGTTATTCCAGGTGGTTCACGTAACTACATTGAGCCACTGATTGAACCTTTTAAAGAGCGAATTTATTTGAATGCACGTATTGAGAACATAACTCGCGATGCCGATAAAGTGCAGTTACACATGGCCTCAGGAGAGGTGCAAGAGTTCGATGAACTGATACTAGCGTGTCATTCGGATCAAGCGTTGTCATTACTCGCCGATGCCACCGATAACGAGCAAGCCGTGCTTGGTGCTATCCCTTACAGTGCTAATGATGTGGTGTTGCATACCGACATTAATTTATTACCCAAACGTCGTAAAGCTTGGGCAAGTTGGAACTATCAATTGTCGAGCGACAGGGCAAGGCCTGCGAGTGTCACCTACAATATGAATATATTACAGGGGCTAAGCAGCGATACCACCTTTTGTGTGACCTTGAACCAAAATGATGCGATAGATGATGCTAAGATATTGAAAAAATTCGTTTATCATCATCCTGTTTTTAACGTTAAAACAATGCAAGCACAACAACAACGTCACCTTATTTGCGGTCATAATCATACCCATTTTGCGGGGGCGTACTGGTACAATGGTTTTCATGAAGACGGTGTGAAAAGTGCTGTTGATGTGGGTAAACGTTTTGATTGCCATTTATAGCATGGAATTGTGATGGAACAGGTTAATCTATCAACCAGTCAAGAGTTGCGGAGCAGAGTGTATACCGGCACGATTCGTCATCGCCGTTTTTTACCTAAAAATCATCATTTCAATTATCGTTTGTACATGCTGGCATTAGATGTCAGAGAAGTGTCCGAACAACGTTCATTTGGTGGGATTTTTGGCTACAAATGGTACAACCCGGTGCGCTTTGTAGAATCTGATTATGTTATCAATGAGCAAGATAGTCAGCCTTTATCCTTGCAGCAGCGTATTGTTAGCAAAGTAAATGAGTTGGGTGGAGATTACCAAGACCACGATATCGTTATGCTGGTACAAGCTCGTTGTTTTGGTGTTTATTTTTCTCCTGCGAATTTTTATTTTTGTTATCAACAAGTGCAAGGGCATCGTATTTGTCGCTATATGTTGGCAGAAGTCAGTAATACGCCATGGAATGAGCGGCATTATTATCTTATCGATATGCAAGGGGATATGTGCGTTGATAAAGATTTTCATGTGTCGCCATTTATGGATTTGGCGATGCAATACCATTGGCGCATAAATCCACCGCGTGAAAACAACGATAATTTACTGATTCATATCGCAAACAAGCGAGACTCTGGTGACAAATTATTCGATGCCACCTTAGCATTATCGCAACAACCTCTTACGGCAAAAACGATGATGTCGGTTTGGTTGCAATTACCGGTGATGACCTTAAAAGTGGTGGCGGGCATTTACTATCAGGCGCTTAAACTATTTTTTAAAAGGTTTAAGTTTGTACCTTATCAGCAGGGTGGAAAATTGGCGGCAAAAACCAATAAAGCGGTACGTAGGTAAGCTTAAAATTAAACTAACAAATAAACGACAAGCAAACGCGTTAATAAACATAAAGACGTTTGCGTTAATCATGACATTTTAGCAAAGCAGGGAGAAATGACGTGGAAAACATCGTCTCCAAACAACAAATAAATACCTTAACTTGGTGGCAAAAACGATGTCGTCAAATTTTATTTTCTATACTGGGTAAGTTGCAGGTAGGCCAGCTGCAAATACATGAAGGTGATCAGGTTTATCGTTTTGGCCATCCATCTTCTGGTGATGGTAAACCGATTAATGCAGTTATTCACATTAATGATGTTGAAGCCTACTCTCGCTTTGTTCGTGGCGGTGATATTGGCGCTGCAGAAGCATTTATTGACGGCTTGTGGTCAAGTCCAGATTTAACCGAAGTGATCCGTTTGTTTGCCAAAGCGCAAGGGCATATGGATCAAATTGAGGGACGCGTTGCGTGGTTGAACAAAGTCAAAAATAAGCTGTTTCACCGCCGTAACCGCAATTCTAAGCAAGGCTCGAAAAAGAATATTTTAGCGCATTATGATCTGGGGAATGAGCTTTATACCCGCTTTTTGGATCCGTCGATGATGTACTCGTGTGCGATTTTCAGTGATGGAAATACCGACTTAGCACAAGCACAGCAACAGAAGCTACGCACGATTTGTGAGCGATTAGAGCTAACGACCGATGATCATTTAATTGAAATAGGCACAGGCTGGGGCGCGTTAGCTATTTATGCTGCCGAGCATTACGGTTGTAAAGTCACCACGACCACAATTTCGGAGCAGCAATTTAAGCACGCACAAGCGCTGGTAAAAGAAAAAGGTCTAGAGCAACAAATAACCTTGCTTAAAGAAGACTATCGCAACCTTACTGGTCAATACGACAAACTGGTGTCGATAGAGATGATCGAAGCGGTTGGCTATGAATATATGGATAGCTTCTTTAGCCAATGTAATGCCTTGTTAAAACCGCAAGGTAAAATGCTAATCCAGGCCATCACCATTGCCGATCAGCGTTTTGATTATTACTTAGCGAACGTTGATTTTATTCAGCGTTATATATTCCCTGGTGGCTTTTTGCCGTCAATAGAGTTAATGACCAAAAAATTACGCCAACGCACATCAATGGTGCTCGAACAGCTTGATGATATTGGTTTAGACTACGCGAAAACCTTAGCTTGCTGGCGAGAAAAGTTTTTACAAAACTGGTCACAGCTACCGCAGTTTGGTTATGATGAAACCTTTAAGCGCTTATGGTTATATTACTTTGCTTATTGTGAAGGCGCCTTCTTGGAGCGTTCTATCTCTACGGTTCATTTTGTTGCCGTAAAACGCTAAAACAACCAATATTTGCGATGGTTGACATTAACCGCTAAAAAGCGTGGTTCCTATCACGCTTTTTTGTCTTTATAATTAAGCTACATTTACAATGGTTTTTGGTCGTGGCGAGCCTAGCAGCCTAACACTGTGATCAGATATAGTTCGGTGATTCGTTATGAAAACGTTTAAAAATCTTATTTTAGCTTGTGGCTTAGTATCAGCCTCAGCTCTTGCTTGTGACAATCATGGCGCGGGCTTTGACCCTATGTTCGGTCATTTTAATGCCAGCCAATTTAACGACCCAATGTTTTCGAAACCGAGCATCAGTTTAGATTATCAACAGCAAGTACGGTTGACGCCTGATTTACCAGGTGAGGTCAAAGTTGGTTATCGAGTGCCAGCTGATAGCAGCGATGTGAAAGTGTTATTCAATACGTCGAGTAAATTAGCATTATTGATTGATGAAAGTATGCCTATAGAACAACAAAATGGCACCTTGAACATTGCTGTTTTGCCAAAAGGGCAGGGCTATCACACCTTAACGGTTGTGGTTGAAGCTTTGGTAGCAGGCGAACGACAAAGTCGTACGCAAAATATCTATATTAATTTATAACAGGAGCTTGCGTCTTATTATGACGCAAGCGGATGATCTTTAGGTAATTGCTTACTGATCCAAATCGCCAGTTTATGTCTCATCATAGGCTGGCTTTCTTGATCTTCGGGTACCGCAACCACCAGCTTATCGTGCACTAATAAGCGATACAGAGCTTCAATTTTTTGTTTGGCATTATCGGTTGCTGCAAAAGTATTAAATCCACGCTTTACCGCATAGCTCTCACCAACACGCAATGCGATCTTCACTAATTCGCTTTCATTTTTAATTTTTTTTATGGCCACGTTAGTCTCCTCATGGCTATGCAGATTGCTTTCTTAACGAGTTTAATCAAGCATAGCATTAACAGCGAGCCATAAGCAGTAACTTTCGTTTACGTTGTTAAAAACTCGCTACGACTAGCAGGGTTACTTTTAAAGCAACCGCTTAGGGCGGTGGTTGACGTGGTGGAGTTGCTGTCCATTACACCTCGCGCTTTTACGCAGTAGTGTTTGGCGTTAATGCTTACAGCAACGTGCTCAGTGTTTAACAAGGTTTTTAAAGCAATAACAATTTGCTCGGTTAAACGCTCTTGTACTTGAGGTCTGCGGGCAAAAAAGCGCACAATGCGATTAATTTTACTTAGACCAATAACTTTATCACTTGGTATATAGGCAACTTTGGCAATACCATCAATGGTCACAAAATGGTGTTCACAGGTGCTGATCACTTCAATGTCTTTTACCACCACCATTTCGTCGATTTGCATTTTATTATCAATGACTGTGATTTTAGGAAACTGACGATAATCAAGACCGCTAAAGATTTCATTAACGTACATTTTGGCAATGCGATGTGGGGTTTCTTGTAAACTATCATCATTAAGGTCTAAGCCAAGCGTTTCACAAATTTCGGTGAACGAAGCTTTGAGTTGTTGGTATTTATCTTCCGTAGCTACTTGCTTGTCGAGCATAGGCGTTTCCAGCCCAGCATCAATTAATGCTTGTCGTACGGCTTTCGCTTCATTACTGATTTGCATGTCGTCCTGATAAAGTGTTACTGCGCTATTTTGTGTACTCATAGTATTCCTAGCTTTGACCCTGTACTGATATTCAGTCTTTCAACGTAAGTTATTTTAGGTGTCTACCGCCATCTAAGTTTAAGGTTCGGCCGTTGAAGTAGCGACTATTTAAAATAAACTCTATTGCTTCAACACCTTCTTGCTCTCCAGGAACAATACCAAGCAAAGACTTTTTCATGGTCTTTTCTCGATAGGCATTGTCGTCCCATTCGTTAAACATAAGCAGAGAAGGCGCGACACTGTTTACCTTAACCTTCGGCGCTAATTTACTGGCAAAAGACAGAGTGAGGTTGTCTAAAGCGGCTTTACTAGCAGCGTAAGCGATATGTTTGTGACTGCCTTTCTCTACGATGTAATCGGTTAAATGGATTATGTCAGCGCATTGATTATTTTTAGCATGATATGTCTCCAAGGCCTCACTCATGGCTAAATTGATTTGGTATGGCGCTTGAACATGCACTTGCATCATTTGTTGCATCAAGTCGGCGGCGGGCTGATTGTCATTTTCTGGGTGCCAATCGGAGGCGTTGTGGATAATGGCGCGAATGTTGTTGTATTGACTTAGTACGCTATCAATAAAGCTACTAATGCCTTGGTTTGTGGCAAAGTCAGCTTGAATACAGTCAGCGCCACGTTGTTGTAATTCAACGATGCCAGGCTTTAAGTGACGGTAGCTGACAATAAGGTGATAGCCTTGCTTGAGCAGTGATTTGGCAAGAGCCAAGCCGAGGCGTTGGCCTGCGCCAGTAATGATGATGTTACCTTTGCTCATGCTTTATCGGCTTGCACTGAGTGTTAACGATACCGAATCGGCGAAGCGCAGCGCATGAGGCTTTTCAACGGTGACTTTAGCGCGACTTACCGAAGGGTGTTGCATACAAATTTCCAACAAATCTTTGGTGAGCTTTTCGAGTAACTTAAAATGTCCCTCTTCAACATGATGAATCATCGCTTTGGTAATGGTTTTATAGTTTAGCGCTTGTGATTCCTCGTCGGTTTTACAGGCGTCGTCAGCGGGGTACTTAATTTGCGCGTTAATAATAATGTCTTGTTGCTTAGTGAGTTCTTCAGGATTAAAGCCAATGTATGTGCGTAGTCGCAAATTGATGATGTCGATAGTCGCCTCATCGAGGGTCAATGAAGACTGTTCTGTTTGGTTGTTAATAGCTTGCACGTTTTCCATTGTTATCTCTATGTGATCGTTATTAGTATTGTTATCGTTAAATTTTTGCTGTTAAGTATGCTTACAGACACGACCATATTAGGCATATGGCAGTGTCTCTTATTAAAGAGTATTTGAGTAACGAATGCTAGCTTATACGCAGTAATAGCGAAAAACGATGACTTACTTATTCAGAGTTTTGCGTTAAAAAGGTTGGCAAGGTTATGGATTGATGTATAATTTAAAGATGTTTAGACGTCCAAACGTCTAATTTTGTAGTGAGAAAGTAATAAAGCTTTCTCGATAACACTTCGCTGTAGGTAATAAAAATATATGCGCTTATTCGATATTCTTGGTGTTTTGTACGAACCAATTAATGTGCTTGATAATCATGAGCACCTACTCACGTACATAGAGCCTAAATTAAATGACGACGGGACTTGTCCTATTTTCAAAGAGCCAGGAAATACCTATGACCTAGCACAGTATGTCGCAGATGTTGAAGGTATTAGCGAAGCTGAACAACGCGCAAATTTACTCGATTTATTGGCTCGTTTAAGCCGCTTGGTGCGCTGGATTCACGTTAAAACCGACGTTGCTTGGTTTGGTATTTACTTACGACACGGTGATAAGTTGGTTAAGTATGTTTATAACGGTGAGATGAGTAAGGCGGAATTTGAAATTTCAGAAGCGTATTTAGAGAAGTCTATTAATACCCGCGTGATTATGGAAAAACGCCCATATTATATCGCTGATGTCGAGACTTACACTGGGCCGTACTATCGATGTGATGCAAAGGTGAAGTCAGAGTTATGTTGTCCTATTTTTGCTCCAGATGGGCAAGTTATCGGTATTTTTGACAGTGAAGATCATCGTAAAAACTTCTTCGATGACAAAATTGACTTTATTTCTATGAAAGTGCGTCGCGCTATTGAGATTTTTTTAGAAGATCACCCGTACATCACTCATTCAAAAGCCTTTAATATTGCGGATGATGTATTTTCAAATAGCATCGATATGCAAAAGGTCACTTCAAGTTTACACGTGTAAATATCGTTTACATTGTTTATGCCAACAACATGTTTGTATATGTTGTTGGCATTTTCGCTTTCTAGAGCGTGTTGATCTTTCAGGGTTAAATTTTGTTCGAATTAAATGCATTTTTATCGCGGCACTTGTGATACGCATAGTTATTCTACGCACAGAGCAAGTAACAATGAAAAAAATGCATTTAAACGAATCCAAAGGACAGCGTTTATGACGCCTTTCTATTGTTTTATCAATTACTTATGTGGAGTACCCACACAACATAAGCTCTGCCTTGTATAAAAACATCATAAATTGCTGCAAAAACAACCTCAAAAGATGAACACGCTCTAGTGAAGTTATTACCGTTACGATGCCTGAATTTGATATAGCTCGCTAATGTACTGTTTTATGCATGCATCCCAGTAAAATCGCTGTGCCTTTGCGTGTTTACACATTTTGGCAAAATCAGCAGGGCTGTTTTTAAACATCTGCAACGCCAGCTCTACTTGTGTTAATAAGTCATCTGTTTGTTCGATGATGGAATTTCCGGAAAACAAAAAGCCAGTATCGAGATGCGTTATGGTATCGTTAAGACCGCCAATTTGATGAGCGATAACCGGCATACCTGCGCGCATGGCTTGCATTTGCGAAATACCACAGGGCTCGAATGAGCTTGGCATAAAAAACACATCGCCATTAACATATAAATGTTCAGCCAAACCGGCACAAAAGCCATTAATAAATAAAAGGTTATTATGACGTTGCATAACCTGAGTCATGCGTTGTTCAAGCTGACTGTCTCCCGATCCTAATACGATCATACGGCCACCAAATTTCGCTAAGAGCTTTAATACATCGTCAATAATGATGCCTTGATGTCCCGGTTCAAACAACAATTGAACTTTTTGCCCTGTTAAACGCCCGACACTGATGACCAGTGGCCCTGTAGTTTTTTGCGTTTGCCAATCTTGGCAGCGTTGCTCTGCTAAGTAATGAGCGGCTTTCACGTACTCATCGCTACCGTGTAAACGTTGTAGCCGCTGAAGAATTAGCGTTATTAACTCTTTGCTAGAAACCGGCTCTGGAAATGTAGAGTCATAGTCACAGCCATTTAAAATGCCCACCAAACGATTTTGCGCAGCAGCATTTTGCAGATCCGCTTCTAACCCCTCGCCACCGATAAAACCACGACTCGGATCACTGGCTAGCATCACTTCTTGGCGATACGTTGGCGACACCACGTGCACACTGTCAACTAAATTAATGGCTGCTCGCGTTGGATTTAAGCAATCAATATAACGAGGATCGGCAATGAGTTCACTGTCGTAGCTTAGCGTTGGAAACCAGCTGTGTAAGGACGATTGTGTTGCGTGTAATGGACGGA from Thalassotalea sp. Sam97 harbors:
- the phrB gene encoding deoxyribodipyrimidine photo-lyase, which produces MDILWFRNDLRVIDNPALLYARQQGVSKALFFITEQQWQQHDMAAIKVDFMLRHVALLQAQLEQIGICLEVVEAIDFNAQVDYFNTLAKRLKGEGQPLRLFANQEVELNEQRRDQQIIASGVELRLFEADVVVAKGSVVTNQGHMYKVFTPFKRAWLKHVAERGFEFIVESADGIRAVDSNTLAKIPHNYPSADSRAWPLADYVQQRVIATFIQDKIDDYDDLRDFPSVKATSGLSPYLAIGAISPRYLLHLLLNQNPDLLTTQRGGMFTWLTELIWREFYRHLLHHFPRLCMGVNFQEKYEHLVWENNADNLQAWQQGRTGYPLVDAAMRQLNNTGWMHNRLRMVVASFLTKHLLIDWRYGEQYFAKHLIDWDLAANNGGWQWAASTGCDAQPYFRIFNPISQSEKFDPDGKFIRKYLPELDKVPDKHIHFPHEYIEQHNLECYWPAIVDHKQARLRALAFYKHTG
- a CDS encoding nuclear transport factor 2 family protein, whose translation is MHLQDAQPATTNVLWLQHFIDVYQRLGTDNLHLLREIYHPQVKFADPMHELSGFSELQRYFEGLYTNLSSCDFKVTHTIVEGNQAAIYWLMTYTHNKLNGGKPVSVEGHSHLRERDGKVAYHRDYVDLGAMIYEQIPMVGKLIHLIKRRAG
- a CDS encoding SDR family NAD(P)-dependent oxidoreductase codes for the protein MKVLITGATSGIGKALAERYQQGSHHVIACGRNQQALDEAQQKGMQPLRFDITDKQGTAQALAKIDNVDVVVINAGDCEYIDDAMQFDAELFKRIIDINIGAVGLLLEQLLPKIKAGGQLVFVSSSVTKLPLPRAEAYGASKAAMDYLANSLRIDLVKHNIDVTLVHPGFIKTPLTDKNTFSMPFLLSAEDAAERMYQGIAKRKNYLQFPKRLTYLLSLLALLPTRLWTKIACRS
- a CDS encoding NAD(P)/FAD-dependent oxidoreductase encodes the protein MKKIAIIGSGISGLTSAWLLSQKHQVSVFEQNNYIGGHTATVDVNVDGKDYAIDTGFIVYNDKTYDNFLKLLANIGMSRQETEMSFSVHNLATGLEYNGHNLDTLFAQRRNLLRPKFWHLIREILRFNKACKMAYESNDHDLSLTLGEFLTNNKFSEFFAEHYILPMGAAIWSSSLAEMQAFQFHFFVRFFHNHGLLNIADRPQWYVIPGGSRNYIEPLIEPFKERIYLNARIENITRDADKVQLHMASGEVQEFDELILACHSDQALSLLADATDNEQAVLGAIPYSANDVVLHTDINLLPKRRKAWASWNYQLSSDRARPASVTYNMNILQGLSSDTTFCVTLNQNDAIDDAKILKKFVYHHPVFNVKTMQAQQQRHLICGHNHTHFAGAYWYNGFHEDGVKSAVDVGKRFDCHL
- a CDS encoding DUF1365 domain-containing protein, with amino-acid sequence MEQVNLSTSQELRSRVYTGTIRHRRFLPKNHHFNYRLYMLALDVREVSEQRSFGGIFGYKWYNPVRFVESDYVINEQDSQPLSLQQRIVSKVNELGGDYQDHDIVMLVQARCFGVYFSPANFYFCYQQVQGHRICRYMLAEVSNTPWNERHYYLIDMQGDMCVDKDFHVSPFMDLAMQYHWRINPPRENNDNLLIHIANKRDSGDKLFDATLALSQQPLTAKTMMSVWLQLPVMTLKVVAGIYYQALKLFFKRFKFVPYQQGGKLAAKTNKAVRR
- a CDS encoding class I SAM-dependent methyltransferase, producing MENIVSKQQINTLTWWQKRCRQILFSILGKLQVGQLQIHEGDQVYRFGHPSSGDGKPINAVIHINDVEAYSRFVRGGDIGAAEAFIDGLWSSPDLTEVIRLFAKAQGHMDQIEGRVAWLNKVKNKLFHRRNRNSKQGSKKNILAHYDLGNELYTRFLDPSMMYSCAIFSDGNTDLAQAQQQKLRTICERLELTTDDHLIEIGTGWGALAIYAAEHYGCKVTTTTISEQQFKHAQALVKEKGLEQQITLLKEDYRNLTGQYDKLVSIEMIEAVGYEYMDSFFSQCNALLKPQGKMLIQAITIADQRFDYYLANVDFIQRYIFPGGFLPSIELMTKKLRQRTSMVLEQLDDIGLDYAKTLACWREKFLQNWSQLPQFGYDETFKRLWLYYFAYCEGAFLERSISTVHFVAVKR
- a CDS encoding DUF5062 family protein; translation: MAIKKIKNESELVKIALRVGESYAVKRGFNTFAATDNAKQKIEALYRLLVHDKLVVAVPEDQESQPMMRHKLAIWISKQLPKDHPLAS
- the folE gene encoding GTP cyclohydrolase I FolE, translated to MSTQNSAVTLYQDDMQISNEAKAVRQALIDAGLETPMLDKQVATEDKYQQLKASFTEICETLGLDLNDDSLQETPHRIAKMYVNEIFSGLDYRQFPKITVIDNKMQIDEMVVVKDIEVISTCEHHFVTIDGIAKVAYIPSDKVIGLSKINRIVRFFARRPQVQERLTEQIVIALKTLLNTEHVAVSINAKHYCVKARGVMDSNSTTSTTALSGCFKSNPASRSEFLTT
- the folM gene encoding dihydromonapterin reductase encodes the protein MSKGNIIITGAGQRLGLALAKSLLKQGYHLIVSYRHLKPGIVELQQRGADCIQADFATNQGISSFIDSVLSQYNNIRAIIHNASDWHPENDNQPAADLMQQMMQVHVQAPYQINLAMSEALETYHAKNNQCADIIHLTDYIVEKGSHKHIAYAASKAALDNLTLSFASKLAPKVKVNSVAPSLLMFNEWDDNAYREKTMKKSLLGIVPGEQEGVEAIEFILNSRYFNGRTLNLDGGRHLK
- the folX gene encoding dihydroneopterin triphosphate 2'-epimerase; the encoded protein is MENVQAINNQTEQSSLTLDEATIDIINLRLRTYIGFNPEELTKQQDIIINAQIKYPADDACKTDEESQALNYKTITKAMIHHVEEGHFKLLEKLTKDLLEICMQHPSVSRAKVTVEKPHALRFADSVSLTLSASR
- a CDS encoding GAF domain-containing protein, which encodes MRLFDILGVLYEPINVLDNHEHLLTYIEPKLNDDGTCPIFKEPGNTYDLAQYVADVEGISEAEQRANLLDLLARLSRLVRWIHVKTDVAWFGIYLRHGDKLVKYVYNGEMSKAEFEISEAYLEKSINTRVIMEKRPYYIADVETYTGPYYRCDAKVKSELCCPIFAPDGQVIGIFDSEDHRKNFFDDKIDFISMKVRRAIEIFLEDHPYITHSKAFNIADDVFSNSIDMQKVTSSLHV
- a CDS encoding glycogen synthase translates to MRILMVASENDALPRGKVGGIGDVIRDIPKFLVKQGMQVDVITPGYQYHAFNNPSKHLHTLYVPFRESIEAVDLYQLTEVGDNNVRHFVLESKLFCTDTPGKIYHDDGHDKPFYSDANKFALFCAATCELLIDAWHEQYDVLHLHDWHSALVAILSHYEPRYQSIKDIRSVYSIHNLAIQGIRPLHATQSSLHSWFPTLSYDSELIADPRYIDCLNPTRAAINLVDSVHVVSPTYRQEVMLASDPSRGFIGGEGLEADLQNAAAQNRLVGILNGCDYDSTFPEPVSSKELITLILQRLQRLHGSDEYVKAAHYLAEQRCQDWQTQKTTGPLVISVGRLTGQKVQLLFEPGHQGIIIDDVLKLLAKFGGRMIVLGSGDSQLEQRMTQVMQRHNNLLFINGFCAGLAEHLYVNGDVFFMPSSFEPCGISQMQAMRAGMPVIAHQIGGLNDTITHLDTGFLFSGNSIIEQTDDLLTQVELALQMFKNSPADFAKMCKHAKAQRFYWDACIKQYISELYQIQAS